DNA sequence from the Ischnura elegans chromosome 8, ioIscEleg1.1, whole genome shotgun sequence genome:
aagagaaaagtttgggttatccatgttttctgattatttgtgccgtcccgtcattagcccggataatcaggagtgtgctgtagttttgactctgatttcgtttcgaccctgagtttagctccctgggttttaaactttttctttttctttctacaGTTCACTCCCaagaacgaaactattgaaatttttctggttttgctttcgtttattttttattgccatcccAGTTTGTTAGGAAATTTAGAATAATATAGAAGCattcagaatataaaattcacaagggtattggaaaaatgagaatatgttaaATCATGCATTGCTGTTTTGCCTAGTTCAGGATTTGccagactcgactcgatactcacgagtagttttcaactcgactcgagatcaaaaagtactgcTTGCACATCCCTTAATGATGACATAGATCGCTCATCCCTTGAGGATGATCCCAAATAGATGATGACATAGCTTGTCAAAACTTGGGCTGATCAATTACAATCTCTAGATCACACAAACCTTTTGTCTGTGATTATATTACGTGGTACATAGTTTTCACAAAGTATCACCATCTACTcttaagttgattaattttgttccCATTCCTGGAATTGATTGCTTTTATCAgctattttctataattttttcttctttttttcaggAAAGTATATGGAATCCTAATGTGTCAATTGCTTATTACCATGGGATTTATCATGCTATTCACATTCCATATGCCAGCTAAAGTATATGTGCAGAAACACCCTGCTATGTTAATAACGGCTATGGTAGTATCACTTGTTGTTATCATAGTAATGTCTTGCTGTGAAAGTGTACGCCGAAAATCTCCTTTAAATTATATCTGCTTGTTAATAGTCACTCTGGCAATGAGTTATATGCTGGGAACCACAGCTGCAAGATATGATACTGATGCAGTGCTTATGGCTGTTGGAATAACTACAGCTGTTTGCCTTGCCTTGAGTATATTCGCTTTCCAAACTAAGTGGGATTTTACCGTGCTCTCTGGGGTACTTTTGGTATGCTTGGTTGTGTTCACCTTGTTTGGTATCATATGCATTTTCTTTCCTGGTAAAGTTTTATTACTTGTGTATGCCTCCATTGGTgctattctattttcattttatcttgtgTATGATACTCAGCTAATGATTGGGGGAAAGCATAAGAATTCAATCTCCCCTGAGGAATACATTTTTGGAGCCCTCAATATTTATATTGATATTGTGAACATTTTCATGTATATTCTGCAAATAATTGGGCTGAATAGAGACTGAAGATTCTATTATAgccttttccattttcaaataacTCAATATGTATTGTCTGTAGTGTGTTCTTTTTAATTACAAACATGAAACATCAGCCTTAATGTATAAATTGATGTGTCAATTTGTGCTGCAGTATTTGTAATTATGCTGTAAGGAGCTGTATTAATACAAAAATTGATTATGCCTTTATGACTTAATGTTTTCAGTGcctaaatgaattttcaattccaTACAAGGCCACAATCAAGTGACTGCTGAGAGCTGGTATTTTAAAAGGCAGACATGATATTCTGCAAGTATTACCTGATTGTTTGTGGAAATTATATGTGAtgattttgtaaaatttacttTGGTTAGGTTATAGATGTGCTTTTTTTGTCATGtatgtgaattttgtggaatagaGAGATTTAATTGCATTGAAGTCTAGACTGATTACTTTTATTTATGTGCTAAACGAAATCCATATGTACGTGAATTTCTCTATTACTTTGCAACTCCATTGGCCATTTTTCTCATAGACTGAATTATTGCCGGATTTATTATCTCTTGACTTAGTTACTACcttggaaattaaatttcactgtGAATGAATAATGTTATTCTACTCTCCTGCTGAGCTGAGCTTATTGGCTATTGCATTGAATATGGTCAGAGTTCACTGTATACCAAAGTCAAGTGTTTAATCATGCATCATGTATCTACATCTGGTGTAAGAGCGTTATTATGATACTGATTATGtgtgatgtattttttttgtgGTTCCTAATTCTTCTTTCTCTGTAGCTTAATTCCCAATGGGGATCACTGTTCCTTGCTAGTCGCCTCCAAGTCTTTCAATCCTCTGAATCTCTTTcagtcaaacccttctccctctAATCATTCTTGACTCAGTCCCTCCATCTTCTCATAGGCCTTCCCATCGTTCTCTTCCCTTCCATTGGCAAATTTTGAATATTCTTCCCGATGTACTCCTCATCCCTTCTTAAAATATATTAGAATAGGGTTCCcattcaaccgtgaaaaccttaaaaccatgataagccgtgaatttcatcataaaacctttaaaaaatctctcaaacttgattgtagacctacgattgacagatcaaaagataaatcgatatgtcgatcatttttcaaggtcagtcacgtgcagacaTTGTCCACACATTAATATGCTCACATATATtctaagtgcaattattggtccgcgTGCCATGACAACACATTGATCTTGATCCTGTGATTGGAAGAGCggtaaacaaagtgttcattaaccctggcgaaaaatcaggcacttcttcgcttccctgccaccctgctcactccattttcccactcacaacctttatgcagacctgaattttgctaacgataggtaacgtcatgagagagagcactttcattgctacatTTGCATTCACAGTGCCTGACgcagttgataaatttttagttaacgtgcggccggtgattgttatTCTGCTTAATCAATATTTCTGCTTAAAATGGCTTATCTACAGactgtgaatttgacgacatgTAGAtagtgaaaacctggaaaaaaccgtggaTTTTATAATTTACTTAGAGTGGGAACCCAGTAGAACTTTTGCATCCTTCCTTCTTGCACCTTTCTTGAGACCTCCACGACTCCTGCCATCTCCCTTATCAGCTTACTCCTAATCTCATCTCTTCTTGTTTTTCCAATCATCCATCGTGCTGCAGTATTTGTAATTATGCTGTAAGGAGCTGTATTAATACAAAAATTGATTATGCCTTTATGACTTAATGTTTTCAGTGcctaaatgaaatttcaattccATACAAGGCCACAATCAAGTGACTTCTCATCACAGTCACATTCACTTTCTTTTGGTGGGCTTTCTTAGCAGGACAGGTTTCACTTCCATGTGTCAGTGCTGGTCGCACAATGGGTTTATATACCTTTCCCTTGATCCTACTCCCGCTCCTGTGGTCAAGCAACATCTTTGatactttttttttgcatttctccaCCCTGCTTGGATTCTGTTGTTCACCTGTTTCCACCCCACCATCCTCAGATAGATAGAAGCCAAGGGATTTAAATTTCCCTAC
Encoded proteins:
- the LOC124163365 gene encoding protein lifeguard 1, whose protein sequence is MSTWPEQPPMGFNPQGGQPYYPPQPGYPQQPGYPQQPGYPTQPGYPAQPGGFPPGYGGSGPQGMMPGQVPYGAPPPVHPAATYGSSYNEDTLMGGDNFGFNTKTIRNAFIRKVYGILMCQLLITMGFIMLFTFHMPAKVYVQKHPAMLITAMVVSLVVIIVMSCCESVRRKSPLNYICLLIVTLAMSYMLGTTAARYDTDAVLMAVGITTAVCLALSIFAFQTKWDFTVLSGVLLVCLVVFTLFGIICIFFPGKVLLLVYASIGAILFSFYLVYDTQLMIGGKHKNSISPEEYIFGALNIYIDIVNIFMYILQIIGLNRD